One window of the Fundidesulfovibrio soli genome contains the following:
- the queA gene encoding tRNA preQ1(34) S-adenosylmethionine ribosyltransferase-isomerase QueA produces the protein MKTLADETRLDAYRFDLPEALIAQEPASRRDASRLMLVERGRGASGEARFADLGAHLPPGALLVANNSRVLPARLLARKPTGGAVEFLLLTPLPLISPVAEGTPGSSWFHAEAHGLLRASKKPKPGQRLTFDPDLEIEVIERGDFGHSRVRLHWRGDLAALFERIGHMPLPPYIQRPDSEADRARYQTLHSRQDKRGSVAAPTAGLHFTPELRADLAARGFGWAEVSLHVGYGTFSPVRAEDIREHRMHAEFAEVPAETAEQIREAKAQGRPVVAVGTTSARALEGSFQALGGVGPFAGWTDIFITPGYRFGIVDAMVTNFHLPGSSLVIMVAALAGREAIFSAYARAVLEGYRFFSYGDAMLIR, from the coding sequence CTGAAAACATTGGCCGACGAAACCAGACTCGACGCCTACCGCTTCGACCTCCCCGAAGCCCTCATCGCCCAGGAGCCCGCCTCCCGGCGCGACGCCTCGCGCCTGATGCTGGTGGAGAGGGGCCGTGGGGCGTCGGGCGAGGCCCGCTTCGCGGACCTGGGCGCGCATTTGCCGCCTGGAGCGTTGCTGGTGGCCAACAACTCCCGCGTGCTCCCGGCGCGCCTGCTGGCCAGGAAGCCCACGGGCGGGGCCGTGGAGTTCCTGCTGCTCACGCCCCTGCCGCTGATCTCCCCCGTGGCGGAGGGCACCCCCGGCTCTTCCTGGTTCCACGCCGAGGCCCACGGCCTGCTGCGCGCCTCCAAGAAGCCCAAGCCCGGCCAGCGCCTCACTTTCGACCCCGACCTGGAAATTGAAGTCATCGAACGCGGCGACTTCGGACACAGCCGGGTGCGCCTGCACTGGCGGGGCGACCTGGCCGCGTTGTTCGAGCGCATCGGGCACATGCCCCTGCCGCCCTACATCCAGCGCCCCGACTCCGAGGCGGACCGCGCCCGCTACCAGACCCTGCACTCCCGGCAGGACAAGCGCGGCTCCGTGGCCGCGCCCACGGCCGGGCTGCACTTCACGCCCGAACTCCGGGCGGACCTGGCCGCCCGGGGCTTCGGCTGGGCCGAGGTGAGCCTGCATGTGGGCTACGGCACCTTCAGCCCAGTTCGCGCCGAGGACATCCGCGAGCACCGGATGCACGCCGAATTCGCCGAGGTGCCCGCCGAGACCGCCGAGCAGATCCGCGAGGCCAAGGCCCAGGGCCGCCCCGTGGTGGCCGTGGGCACCACCTCGGCCCGGGCCCTGGAGGGCTCCTTCCAGGCCCTGGGGGGCGTCGGCCCCTTCGCCGGGTGGACTGACATTTTTATCACTCCCGGCTACCGGTTCGGTATAGTTGACGCAATGGTCACCAATTTTCATTTGCCCGGTTCGAGCCTAGTGATTATGGTCGCGGCCTTGGCCGGCAGGGAGGCGATTTTTAGCGCCTACGCCCGTGCCG
- a CDS encoding glycosyltransferase family 2 protein yields the protein MNGFAMTLSVVIPVYNEKATIREILELVLAQPAVDEVVLVDDFSTDGTRDVLRTLEGIEKVTVLYHPRNRGKGAALRTGFAAATKDIVLVQDADLEYDPADYPHLLDPILRGRADAVYGSRFLGGTHRVLYFWHYLANRFLTLLSNVFTGLNLTDMEVCYKVFRRDLLTRMNLVCDRFGIEPELTAKCARLKARVYEVPVAYYGRTYDEGKKIGWRDGVAAIYWILRFGICR from the coding sequence ATGAACGGCTTCGCCATGACGCTCTCCGTCGTCATCCCCGTCTACAATGAGAAGGCCACCATCCGCGAGATCCTGGAGCTGGTGCTCGCGCAGCCGGCGGTCGACGAGGTGGTGCTGGTGGACGACTTCTCCACCGACGGCACGCGAGACGTGCTGCGCACCCTGGAGGGCATTGAGAAGGTCACGGTGCTCTACCATCCCCGCAACAGGGGCAAGGGCGCGGCCCTGCGCACCGGCTTCGCCGCCGCCACCAAGGACATCGTGCTCGTCCAGGACGCCGACCTGGAGTACGACCCTGCCGACTACCCGCACCTGCTCGACCCCATCCTGCGCGGCCGGGCCGACGCGGTGTACGGCTCGCGCTTCCTGGGCGGCACGCACCGGGTGCTCTACTTCTGGCACTATCTGGCCAACCGCTTCCTGACGCTTCTGTCCAACGTGTTCACGGGGCTCAACCTCACGGACATGGAGGTCTGCTACAAGGTCTTCCGGCGCGACCTGCTGACGCGCATGAACCTGGTCTGCGACCGCTTCGGCATCGAGCCGGAGCTCACCGCCAAGTGCGCCCGGCTCAAGGCCCGCGTCTACGAGGTGCCCGTGGCCTACTACGGCCGCACCTACGACGAGGGCAAGAAGATCGGCTGGCGCGACGGCGTGGCCGCCATCTACTGGATCCTCCGCTTCGGCATCTGCCGCTGA